The genomic interval GTCAACGCGGTGTGGGACCTGGCCGCCAAGCGCGCCGGCGTACCGCTGTGGAAGCTGCTGTCCGACCTGACACCGGAGCAGATCGTCGACCTGGTCGACTTCCGGTACCTGACCGACGCGCTCACCCGCGACGACGCGCTCGAGATCCTGCGTGCCGCGAAGCCCGGGCGGGCCGAGCGCGAGACCGTCCTGCGCGAGCGCGGCTACCCGGCGTACACGACGACACCCGGCTGGCTCGGGTACGACGACGCGAAGCTGGTGCGCCTGTGCCACGAGGCGCTCGCGGAGGGTTTCACCCAGATCAAACTGAAGGTCGGCGCGAGCCTGGACGACGACATCCGCCGGATGCAGCTGGCCCGCGAGGCGGTCGGGCCGGACATCCGGATCGCGGTCGACGCCAACCAGCGGTGGGACGTGGCGGATGCGATCACCTGGATCGAGGCCCTCGCGCCGTACGACGTCTATTGGGTCGAGGAGCCGACCAGCCCCGACGACATCCTCGGGCACGCGACGATCGCGCGGGCGATCGCGCCGATCAAGGTCGCGACCGGCGAGCACGTGCAGAACCGGGTGGTCTTCAAGCAGATGCTGCAGGCCGGCTCGCTCTCGGTGCTGCAGCTGGACTCGGCCCGGGTCGCCGGCGTGAACGAGAACGTCGCGAACCTGCTG from Kribbella sp. NBC_00709 carries:
- a CDS encoding L-fuconate dehydratase gives rise to the protein MPRFTEFETYDVRFPTSLDLDGSDAMNTDPDYSAAYVIVRTDAGDGLEGHGFAFTIGRGNDIEATAIEALRDHVLGLDLDATLSDLGGFWKSLVHDSQLRWLGPEKGVMHMAIGAVVNAVWDLAAKRAGVPLWKLLSDLTPEQIVDLVDFRYLTDALTRDDALEILRAAKPGRAERETVLRERGYPAYTTTPGWLGYDDAKLVRLCHEALAEGFTQIKLKVGASLDDDIRRMQLAREAVGPDIRIAVDANQRWDVADAITWIEALAPYDVYWVEEPTSPDDILGHATIARAIAPIKVATGEHVQNRVVFKQMLQAGSLSVLQLDSARVAGVNENVANLLLAAKFGVPVCPHAGGVGLCELVQHLSMFDYIAVSGSMQDRVIEYVDHLHEHFLDPVVIRDGHYVAPVRPGFGAEMDAETLTDFRYPSGKIWTDLAEEKK